GTGTTATGATGAGGTTTGGTTAGTAGTGACAAGCAAAACAACTCAGGTACAGAGGAGCAAGATGGAATCTTGATCTGCCAACGTTAATGGGGGATTTGAAAGGCCCACACAGTGAGGGGAATCTGATTCAATGGAGCCTTTGTTCATCCCTGAAAGCtaaagagggaaaagaaatttatactttctttttgtttcttgtttccgCATCCAAACTCTTTGTTTCCAATTAagtttaattgaaattaagttgcaaaaagaagaaacccaatcattttctaaaacaactttcaaaaaaggaattttgaaaaagaggGCATCAACATCTTGGGCAGTGTGTTGgaagataaaattgaaactaagACCAGCAGTATGTTGTAGATAAGATCCCTACCTTTTGGCTTCAACTTACCCACACATCATTGTTGCTCACCCCCAACattatcattttcattcaaactTGGGCACTCCAAAGATTCTACCAAACCCACCTTCATTTCAAACTCTACCTACCTCATCATTACCCATACATATTACTTCTATTAACTCTacttatatttcatttttttcattctctacTCTACTTTGAGTGTCCAAAAGAGCGTTCTTTGTAATTGAGAATGCAACCCAATTGGGCAATTTAGATCGATCGAATACATATATGGTCTCTCTTGCTAGCTGAGATggcgacttttttttttaagaaagacAAAATTCATTCTCATGGTATGTCAATGTTTATCGTGATAGAGGAGTTTAGGGTTGTAAGTGAGTGAGTTTAGGGTTTTGCATTAAAGTTGAAAAGGAGAAAtgggaagagaaaaagaagagagttGAAGATAAGGGCATGAGAGACAGAAACAATGAGAGTGAAAGTGATGTTATTGGGTTGGGGGTGGCAGTGGTGGTTAGAGCCTTCGAGCGTTCTAGAAATGCTTTTAGGGTACGACCGTACGTCGCTCAGAGGCTTATGGATAAGTGTCCCATTTGGACTCCATCCGCCACATACTTTATAACCTTCTTTTAACCTCTACTCCCCACTACAATCACACTTTACATACTTAATAAAGATGTcatgttttacatttttaataataaaaaagatatggactacataaagtaaaaaatgatGGATAAGGAGTAGAAGAGAAAGTGTAATTGATTAATGGAATGTAAATGGTGAGAGCATGAAGGAAAAATGGAATAGGAAGTGATGCAACCGTATGATTGCTCTAAAGATTACTTTTGTTGGACATAATAATTCTCACCATAACATTGATTCATGCATGTATATCATACAATCCATTTCAATCAATCTTTGTTCAACTTTTTGCTACAACTTCACccatatatttaaattcattgactttattaattttttttttatagggtTCTAAATCTTTTTGATCTTTTGAACTAATATAGGCCCAATTAGCGACAGtgaaccaagaaaaaaataaaaagaaaagaaataacatagTTTATTAGAGAGGCTATACTAATACTATTGATGAAATcaagtttaataatttattaggaGTGTAAAAGTGAGATTTATATTGgtggaaaaaaagaatataatataatgaaaagaaagtcCACGTCAAATTGAATATAGAGTAGAAAAAATGATGGGGCTTTTTGGATAAAGTTTagggaaggaaaagaaattggAATGTCCACCATATAAATTAATGTAATCATAAGTTGAAGTTAGTAGCAGTAGTGCATAAAGTTGTTCCTTCTCACTTCTACTCATCTCTCATCTCTCGCCCtccctttttaattattattttctaacaaAAGGCAAAAGGTTGCCTTAAAAAGGGATGCGATAAGATATTGGGGCCGACTAGACGCATGCATTGAGAGGTCAAAATTCCACACTCTGGTGCCCTTCCAATCATTAATCCCGACATCCGTTTTACCCAATGTAATCCACACGGTTGTTGGGCTGGATTACTTAGTGGGCTGGATTTACTTATTGGGCTGGATTACTTATTGGGCTGGATTGCTTAGTAGTGGGCTTCATACAATCGCTGCAACCATATACTTCCAAAGCCTCTAAATAATCTAAATCTtcaatttaatcaaatttatatgGAGTTAATTGAACATTACAAGGGTAAAGATGGAAACAAATATGTCTCTCAATGTGATCCGAATGGAGAGAGCTTCTGGTGAAGCCCAAGGTCCAATCCATTGTATGCCAAAGGAGCAAACATCCACAGCTCATCTGAGCTCAATAACTGCATAAAATGAAACAATGGCATTTTAGTAAATTTGTTCCTTAttgttattttgaaaatgttggGTCTGTTTGTTTACCTTGATTTGGAGCTGCAAAAACTTGACGTAATGAACAGCTTCTTCAAGCATGGTACTGATATCAACCTTGGTTCCATTGGGAACAAGTTTCTGTAACATTCTTAATCGCTCGTTGATTCTCTCCCTTCGTTTCTGcaacaaaattcaataatcTCTCACTAATTTGATCGCACAGAAGAAGAATGTATGAACACAATGGGTATAAATAAGTTGAGGGAGAAGATGCATACTCTAGCGTAGAGGCTTTGGGGATCTGTGGCCGACCCTCTGCTTGCTCTGCCCTTCCTGGTCAAGCCGCCGTCGGAGGTGGCGCCTTGGCCCTCCTGTGAACCATTTTCTTCCTGATCGGAACTGTAACTAATGGAGCACTGCCCTTCTGATGCTCCCCCCGCATTGCCTTCTTCTTCCACACTCTTCCCTTTtctcttctcatttttctttctttcctctgttttcttcttcttctgcccCTGAAAATTTACCCAATCTATTAACTTTTCGAATGGAAGTCGGAGGTTAATCTTGTAAGTTCAGGTTTGATTTACCAGTTCCTTTACAAATTAGTCAACTAAATGGATTCAGTCCATTTTGtatcatttaaacttttaagacGTTAGGGGAACGAGGGCTTACATCTGCTGAAACCcgagttttcttcttctgattATCAGAAATATCTTCGTTATTGACTTTCCTTTTCAGTGCCATTGGTTCCTTCGCGGCACCAGTGGAATCTACGAGTTGCGATGGCGGCGGCAGTGCTGGGTAGGTACCTTGTACTACATTAATTTCGACGAATCTCTCAGCGCTGGAGTCTTCACCGGTGGCGGCGGTGTCGAGAGCCTTATCCACTTCCTCGATTAAAACATCAGAAAAACACGAGGACCCAAAATTCCTCTCGTCAATTGGCGTAAAGAAATCAGTAGAATTGGGAAACAAAAAGGCAGCATGGGAATCATCAGTAGTAATGCAGCTACTGCAGCTCCTCGTGTCCTGTTTGACGCAATAACTCTGCAAATTGGGAACAAAAGCGTCCAATGAATAGAACCAGCTGCTGCCGCCATTGTTGGGCAATTGAAGCTCAGTGGAAGGATCGGCATGATTCGCGATCGGAATATGGGACTGATCTACCTCCTCCAATGAGAACATGGCGGCGAAAGACTCCCATTCCCCATCAGAAAAGCCTCCCAAAGCCTCCATTTTTTTGGGGGGATTTAGAAGTTATTGTCTTTTTGGGGGCCGCTTGAAATTGAAGGAGCTTTAAGACAAATGGGATATTTATACCCAACGCTGTGATGGCAATGTGATAACATAATTTGAGTTGCAGGGAATTTGTGTTAATGATTGATCAAGCTTAATTTGTGTTAAAGTATAATTTTATGATGGATTGAAGAAGAGTCCACTGTGGGACCCAAAAGAAAGCAGACTCCAACTCAGAGATGGGGCCAAGGTTCATGCAATAATTAGGTTTCATAATTGTTAAAGTACCgatcaattttgttttaaaattatagtcCTTAATTAGCatgataaaaaattattcagtCATTATATCATTAGCATACAACTGAATACTTTATAAGTACATGAGGTTTCAATCCTTCGTCTATATAAACATATTTCCACGACTTAATTAACTaaccaaatataattaaattttagatgtTTATTGagttatatataaaatattaatgaaaaaaataaaatacttaagGATTGGATCATTTTGCTGCTGCttcctttttaaatatattttgttttgtttcaattatagttttcattttaataaaatataatttaaaattatgtttttttttcataggtataaaaaatataataattatcgTGTAATATCCTCTTCCtaagattataattttttttaatccaatgaAGTTGGAACATTATTATTAGTCCAGAGGATATCTTTGCATTCTCTCGCAGCCCTCACTataatcattaatattattattaatgttgtgttatgatttaatatatatacatgtatggaagtctttaaatttaatctttcatgaaatatttatttgttgtcAAGAACAATTCAATATCTTTGATGGAAATTttatgaagatgaaaataagaGGTTTTTAATCTCGTCCTATGTTGGATATGTGAATATTTAtatctataatataaatatttaagatataattCAATAGCTTTAAATATTCACCGAATTGCTAATACTTAAAAACAAGTTAAGTTAAAAAGAGGGGGGTTTGGTTGTTTGAAAAGCATGGTTTGGGAGAAGGGTTAGACTTGTGATTTATAATCTAAAAATGTAAGAACGTGGGGTACATTGGATTTtaataacaacaaaacaaatgtggattaaatattaaaaggatgaataattgaatttaaaaaaaaaaaagaaaaaaaaagggtcaGCCAGATCGTGGGGTTAGAGTCTGACATTCTTGCAAACTCGGACAAATAGCCGCCAAAATCGCTGTTTTGTCGACTTTTCTGTCTTATGTTCATGGCTCCCTGAGATGTCCATATTAATGAGTAATTGCCAAATTTTGGTATTAATTAACATAAAGAATTCAGCTAATTTATACATCTGTTATGTTACCGACATGATCttatatcataaatatatagtGGTTGTTGTGGGCAGCGGGTCTGGATGTTTCATGTAGGCCCTCCAAATTTGACAGTAAGTAATGTAAATGGAAGGCGATGAAGGAAGGACATGTCCGTGATTCATAAGTGGGTACTCTTCTCCGCCGCACATTCCGCCGCGTCAGCCGGCCCACTCGTTTTGTTTTATCTTTCGGAATAGAGCCGCCCACTGCACGACCTTTCAAACCAAACCCACGCCttctaaatattattttctaccCAAAAATGTGAAATTAATTTGCATTTCAGACAAATAATGTCGGANgaaaaaaaaaaaaaaaaaagattccgAATCGGACGATTCCTTTTGGCTGCCTGCACGATCATACGTTCGggccaacaaaaaaaataaataaataaataaaagaaattattctttttcttttctattttctcgAATTTTCTACTCACCAAATACATTCTaaaatttgtcttttttaatATGCGTACGTGGGCATGGCGTTTGAGATTATTCCACGTGTATTTATGGAATGGGAAACTGTCCATCGAAGACACGGCACTGTGTTGGAATTTCTGGGCCAACTGGGATTCTCattcttcaaatcaaacacTTCCACGTGTCCTTCCCATTTGCCCCATTTATgctaattttatattcacGTCAAATTCATAATCGTTGCGAGGAAAATAAATATGctatttttatatcatatccataatctaaaaatagttaaattattaactatttttcaCTATGGATTAagggttcattttttttttgttagtattataaattcatagttaaattattaactatttttcaCTATGGATTAaaggttcattttttttattagtattataaatccatttgtaatataaaaattcaGTTAAGATTTAATAAGAAGATTGTACAAAGTCATTCTCCCAACACAAAATCATACAAATTGATTACGAATCACGAACCAAATGATATAAGAGAACAAAACTTggtataaaaattgatttataaaagatatttgGTTGGATAAtgtggattttattttatgtcgTTTTTGTTTCAAACAAACGTGGGTTTATTTAATCGTCATAGAACCAAGTCATAATAAGATCCAATCAAACAATTCCAAATCTAATAGAATAGTACCCCATGCATATGCAACATTCCTATTATTTCCtttaaagaattttattataaaaataattccaacttaaattatattcttctttagcttttagaaaaaatgaaaatggttcTCCTGTTATTTATATAACCAACAAAGAATATCCGTATGGTTTGGAAGAACGATTTGAAGGTGCTATGTGTGCCATTTGTACCTATTTCATTGAGAATTAATACcataatttaacaaataagcctaaaaaatcaatatgaaGATTTGATACACACATCTTTTAAGTTGTGGAAGTGTAATTTGCAactatcttttctttattattatttatttacatttctAATTAGATTggctaaaattttatattagatAAGATACCCACATCCAATGATTGTCAAAATCATGGTTCTACTATATAATACAATctttttatatcaaaataaaaataaggtaTATGATAAGAATGattatcataattaaatatttagaatgaGTTagaataaacataattttttaaagtttttctataatctctaattttaaaaaattatttaaattctattttcaatcaaattatCTCAATTCATCTAGATagcataaaatatattatttattaaaatatatattgaaagaGACAAAATAAGACACAAAAAATTTCTCCCCTCTAATTTAAATAGGATATTGATAAAATCAAAGCatctcaattaatttataatagcATTATTCATGCACGCTTTCAACGTCCAACAcatatttctttgtttttaaagtTGCAATGTCGTAATTTgcttattaaaataattagttatcAATTAACGTCAccatatttcaaataataataataatatcgcCGCCTGATGCATGAATTGGCATTTTAATGATCTTCAGTTTCTAAATTGTTAGAGAATGGACTAATCtactatataattaattgctatatgtttatatttaagaaaaagaaagtaggataatttatttatattaatgtcAAGTCATCTcattatcaatatatatatattctactttaaaaaaaaatgcgcACCTAAATTATTCcttttatgttaattaattattatttttcttttatgatagAATGGCTCAGTTGTGCATGAAGCACGCCCATGAAGTTTATcgtattttatatatattttttaaattgattttttcgTTAATGGTAATTTATTTgcaaaaaatcttcaaatacttgagatttaatttttaaaataagattataggtgagaaataaataaattgttgttaaaaaaaaaaaactgcaaaaatatgagaatcttaaaaagaaaactcataGGTTTAGGGCATAAAATCTTATATATTCTGTCCACCTCAGCACCTTACTTAAATGGTCAAGCATTCATCAAATATTCTCGTCCACCTCatgaaaattacaatattcaaatttcaaattcatttttctttaataaaattgtataatatttttaacccTATTCCtctctataaataataataataataataaaaaagttggaaCATAAATAGGAATTACACTACATGATAAACTTTTTTAACATTCGTtgtgaaataatttaatttagagatATTAGAGTTGATTGACGAAATACATCAAATacacaaaatgttataaatgatttatgataataaatttatatctNttttaaagttttatttatctaaaatttataattatttgaataaactAGGAGATTCAACTATATAATAGACTTACTATAAAAAGTAATGATGCATGAGGAGgcatttttatttgataaaaactaattaactGCAAAATAAAGAAGTTTGTGCAGATAATCAAGATTAACATCATCAACAGGCAGGCAGAAAGGAGACAGCAGGACAATTAACAAACAACAAATACATAACAACCAGAATAATCAAAAgctaatattttctttttcttctttttgttttatctctTCAACTCTCAGATTAATACCATCCCTTTTATTTCTAGCAATACTCTCCACTTCAAAATTATGCAGTACTTGGAAACTTCAACTTCTAGCAGCAGTAAGATCTTGTAATGACCAATACCAAGCGCGTTG
The nucleotide sequence above comes from Cucurbita pepo subsp. pepo cultivar mu-cu-16 chromosome LG11, ASM280686v2, whole genome shotgun sequence. Encoded proteins:
- the LOC111804897 gene encoding transcription factor bHLH54-like; the protein is MEALGGFSDGEWESFAAMFSLEEVDQSHIPIANHADPSTELQLPNNGGSSWFYSLDAFVPNLQSYCVKQDTRSCSSCITTDDSHAAFLFPNSTDFFTPIDERNFGSSCFSDVLIEEVDKALDTAATGEDSSAERFVEINVVQGTYPALPPPSQLVDSTGAAKEPMALKRKVNNEDISDNQKKKTRVSADGQKKKKTEERKKNEKRKGKSVEEEGNAGGASEGQCSISYSSDQEENGSQEGQGATSDGGLTRKGRASRGSATDPQSLYARKRRERINERLRMLQKLVPNGTKVDISTMLEEAVHYVKFLQLQIKLLSSDELWMFAPLAYNGLDLGLHQKLSPFGSH